In one window of Rhizobium oryzihabitans DNA:
- a CDS encoding MerR family transcriptional regulator, which produces MQDGRMPFEHGDEDKSNPRNSYFLPDISLPSSLPAEPVPIADMANIFGVTHRTLHFYEEKALLTSKRIGQMRVYTHRNVRRMAVINVCREVGISVASITEIMEKLVRSLSQEEADDVFHAALRQRKRELTAELSTLQRQAQQIEELLVTDSDADGLDGEERAPARDIALTDTERKCLELMAEGYAPVRLARALGLSGTDLNVLEAKIIGKFNASNRFQAVAKAVLLGVIRA; this is translated from the coding sequence ATGCAGGATGGCCGTATGCCGTTTGAACACGGCGACGAGGACAAATCCAATCCAAGAAACAGCTATTTCCTTCCGGATATAAGTCTGCCCTCCTCCCTGCCCGCCGAACCGGTTCCCATCGCCGACATGGCCAATATCTTCGGAGTAACGCACCGGACCCTCCATTTTTATGAGGAAAAGGCGCTGCTGACCTCGAAGCGCATTGGCCAGATGCGGGTCTATACCCACCGCAACGTCAGACGCATGGCGGTCATCAATGTCTGCCGCGAAGTGGGCATTTCCGTTGCTTCCATTACCGAGATCATGGAAAAACTGGTCCGCTCGCTTTCGCAGGAAGAGGCGGACGACGTCTTTCACGCGGCGTTGAGGCAGCGAAAGAGGGAATTGACGGCCGAGCTCTCCACCCTTCAGCGCCAGGCGCAGCAGATTGAGGAACTGCTCGTCACCGACAGCGATGCGGACGGGCTCGATGGCGAGGAGCGAGCTCCTGCCAGGGACATCGCACTGACCGACACCGAACGAAAATGCCTTGAACTGATGGCGGAGGGTTATGCGCCGGTGCGGCTCGCCCGTGCCCTTGGTCTTTCAGGGACCGACCTCAACGTGCTCGAGGCGAAAATCATCGGCAAGTTCAACGCCAGCAACCGCTTTCAGGCGGTCGCCAAGGCGGTTCTCCTGGGTGTTATCCGTGCATAG
- a CDS encoding endonuclease/exonuclease/phosphatase family protein has translation MAQYVLAFWNVENLFAPEGYPAREPWIAERLKNDLKGWTEDLFKTKVKQLGLIISQIGGAGPDLLGVCEVENRFVLETLAEHLNDLMPARSYRVVHADSSKDQRGIDTAFIYDSKKLLINENEIFSHFVMRRTGTRDITQCTFITKGGRQLIALSNHWPSRSGGAVESAGFRMTAGETLGYWHQRIREEKGNDIAVVAFGDFNDDPSDASLRYHANSTRERDDVENSQSAMFYNLTWNYLRQPVVDSVGTARTIYGTLYFNGDANIFDQILVSRSLLTGSSGFKAREETAKIEAIAAMVSHSKNEGPIRFGLSKGDAVKNVNLGGFSDHFPVSVIVEEDDAIV, from the coding sequence ATGGCCCAATATGTCCTGGCGTTCTGGAATGTGGAAAACCTGTTTGCGCCGGAGGGTTATCCGGCGCGCGAGCCGTGGATTGCCGAGCGGCTGAAGAACGATCTGAAGGGTTGGACGGAGGATCTGTTCAAGACCAAGGTCAAGCAGCTCGGTCTGATCATAAGCCAGATCGGCGGCGCGGGACCGGATCTGCTCGGTGTCTGCGAAGTCGAGAACCGCTTCGTTCTGGAGACGCTGGCAGAACATCTGAACGACCTCATGCCCGCACGTTCTTATCGTGTCGTGCATGCTGATTCCAGCAAGGACCAGCGCGGCATCGATACCGCCTTCATCTATGACAGCAAAAAGCTGCTGATCAACGAGAACGAGATTTTCAGCCATTTCGTGATGCGCCGCACCGGCACGCGCGACATTACCCAATGCACTTTCATCACCAAGGGCGGCCGCCAGCTTATCGCGCTCTCCAACCACTGGCCGTCGCGCTCGGGCGGCGCGGTGGAAAGCGCCGGTTTTCGCATGACCGCCGGTGAAACGCTGGGCTACTGGCATCAGCGTATCAGGGAAGAGAAAGGCAACGACATCGCCGTTGTCGCCTTCGGCGACTTCAACGACGACCCTTCCGATGCATCGCTGCGCTACCACGCCAATTCCACCCGCGAGCGCGACGATGTCGAAAACTCGCAATCGGCCATGTTCTACAATCTCACATGGAATTACCTGCGCCAGCCGGTGGTGGATTCCGTCGGCACGGCAAGAACGATCTATGGCACGCTCTATTTCAACGGAGACGCCAATATCTTCGATCAGATCCTCGTTTCCCGATCGCTTCTGACCGGCAGCAGCGGCTTCAAGGCGCGCGAGGAGACGGCAAAAATCGAAGCGATTGCCGCCATGGTCAGCCACAGCAAGAATGAGGGGCCGATCCGCTTCGGCCTGTCGAAAGGCGATGCGGTCAAAAACGTCAACCTTGGTGGGTTCTCCGATCACTTCCCGGTTTCCGTTATCGTCGAGGAAGACGACGCCATCGTGTGA
- a CDS encoding NAD(P)/FAD-dependent oxidoreductase translates to MQEHHVVVVGGGFGGLQLVHGLEGAPVRITLIDRRNHHLFQPLLYQVATTALATSEIAWPIRHLYRDRKEVTTLLAEVTGVDRAARTVQLNSGQVIGFDTLVLATGARHAYFGRDDWERSAPGLKTLEDATTIRRRLLLAFERAELATSEEERQALLTFVIIGAGPTGVEMAGMIAELAHKALPPEFRNVDTRKTRVLLVEAGPRVLPVFTEDLSAYAKEALEKLGVEVLLGTPVTACTDEGVTVGETYYPCRTVVWAAGVQASPAAKWLDAAADRAGRAIVGPHLNLEDDDNIFVIGDTAAVNQENGKPVPGIAPAAKQQGAHVAKVIKARLSGKPSPSPFRYSHQGNLATIGKRAAVIDFGRFKLRGVLAWWIWGLAHIYFLIGTRSRLAVAWSWLWIYLSGQHSARLITQKETLKDEA, encoded by the coding sequence ATGCAAGAACATCATGTTGTCGTCGTGGGTGGAGGCTTCGGCGGTTTGCAACTGGTACATGGGCTGGAGGGGGCCCCTGTCCGCATCACACTGATAGACCGCCGCAATCACCATCTGTTCCAGCCCCTGCTTTATCAGGTTGCGACGACGGCGCTGGCGACATCCGAAATCGCCTGGCCGATCCGCCACCTCTATCGCGACCGCAAAGAGGTGACGACCCTGCTTGCGGAGGTGACCGGCGTGGACCGGGCGGCGCGGACCGTGCAGCTGAATTCCGGTCAAGTGATCGGTTTCGATACGCTGGTATTGGCCACCGGCGCGCGCCATGCCTATTTCGGCCGTGACGATTGGGAGCGTTCGGCCCCCGGCCTGAAGACGCTCGAAGATGCGACGACAATCCGCCGCCGTCTGCTTCTGGCCTTCGAACGGGCCGAACTTGCGACCAGTGAAGAGGAGCGGCAGGCACTGTTGACCTTCGTCATCATCGGCGCAGGTCCGACGGGCGTGGAAATGGCGGGCATGATCGCCGAGCTTGCCCACAAAGCGTTGCCGCCGGAATTCCGCAATGTGGATACCAGAAAGACCCGTGTGCTGCTTGTCGAGGCCGGCCCTCGCGTTCTGCCGGTTTTCACCGAGGATCTTTCCGCCTATGCGAAGGAGGCTCTGGAGAAACTCGGCGTCGAGGTTTTGCTCGGCACGCCCGTTACAGCGTGTACCGATGAAGGCGTGACGGTGGGCGAGACCTATTATCCCTGCCGTACGGTCGTCTGGGCCGCCGGTGTGCAGGCGTCTCCCGCCGCGAAGTGGCTGGATGCCGCCGCCGACAGGGCAGGCCGCGCCATTGTCGGGCCGCATCTCAATCTGGAAGACGACGACAATATCTTCGTCATCGGCGATACGGCCGCCGTCAATCAGGAGAACGGCAAACCGGTGCCGGGCATCGCACCTGCGGCAAAACAGCAGGGCGCCCACGTCGCAAAGGTCATCAAGGCGCGGCTCTCCGGCAAGCCGTCACCGTCGCCGTTCCGCTATAGCCATCAGGGCAATCTTGCGACTATCGGCAAACGCGCGGCGGTGATCGATTTCGGCAGGTTCAAGCTCAGGGGCGTGCTGGCGTGGTGGATCTGGGGGCTTGCCCATATCTACTTCCTGATCGGAACGCGCTCAAGGCTTGCGGTGGCGTGGAGCTGGCTGTGGATTTACCTGAGCGGCCAGCACAGCGCGCGGCTGATTACGCAGAAAGAGACGTTGAAGGACGAGGCCTGA
- a CDS encoding pyridoxine 5'-phosphate synthase, which yields MPAKLSVNLNAIAMLRNRRDLPWPDVAHFGHLALAAGASGLTVHPRPDQRHIRFSDLPVLRALIDDSFPGAEFNIEGYPTEDFLLLCEKTQPEQVTLVPDDPSQATSDHGWDFRKHAVFLKDVVGRLKAGGMRVSLFADGDGEREPVELAAETGAARIELYTGPYGGCFDDPQKADALVEKLGQTADHARALGLAVNAGHDLTVANLPKLMKRIPDLAEVSIGHGLTADALEYGMTETVRRFCQACGQAIS from the coding sequence ATGCCAGCGAAACTTTCCGTCAATCTGAACGCAATTGCCATGCTGCGCAACCGTCGCGATCTTCCGTGGCCGGATGTCGCGCATTTCGGGCATTTGGCACTCGCTGCGGGTGCAAGCGGGCTCACTGTACACCCTCGTCCCGATCAGCGCCATATCCGCTTTTCGGACCTGCCGGTATTGCGCGCCCTGATCGATGACAGCTTCCCCGGCGCGGAATTCAACATCGAAGGATATCCGACCGAGGATTTTCTCCTTCTTTGTGAAAAGACGCAGCCGGAACAGGTCACACTGGTGCCGGACGACCCGTCGCAGGCGACCTCCGACCATGGCTGGGATTTCCGCAAACACGCCGTTTTCCTGAAAGACGTCGTGGGACGCCTGAAGGCCGGTGGCATGCGGGTCTCGCTTTTCGCAGATGGCGACGGCGAGCGCGAGCCGGTGGAACTGGCGGCCGAGACGGGTGCTGCCCGTATCGAGCTTTATACCGGTCCCTATGGCGGCTGTTTTGACGATCCGCAAAAGGCTGACGCGCTTGTCGAAAAGCTCGGGCAGACGGCGGATCATGCAAGAGCGCTCGGACTTGCCGTCAATGCCGGTCATGACCTCACCGTCGCAAACCTGCCCAAGCTGATGAAACGCATCCCTGATCTGGCCGAGGTTTCAATCGGTCACGGATTGACGGCAGATGCGCTTGAATATGGCATGACTGAAACAGTCAGGCGTTTTTGTCAGGCCTGCGGTCAGGCTATTTCATAA
- a CDS encoding RbsD/FucU family protein codes for MLKNIDPALNADVLHALRAMGHGDTLVISDTNFPSDSVARHTTVGKVLHIDNVSAARAMKAILSVLPLDTPLQPSVGRMEVMGAPDQLEPVQAEVQKEIDAAEGKSAPMYGIERFAFYEKAKQAYCVITTGETRFYGCFLLTKGVIPPVE; via the coding sequence ATGCTGAAAAATATCGACCCGGCGCTGAATGCCGATGTCCTGCACGCGCTGCGCGCCATGGGGCATGGCGATACGCTGGTGATCTCCGACACCAACTTCCCCTCCGATTCGGTTGCCCGCCACACGACCGTTGGCAAGGTACTGCATATCGACAACGTCTCCGCAGCCCGCGCCATGAAAGCCATCCTGTCCGTCCTGCCGCTCGATACGCCGCTGCAGCCTTCGGTCGGCCGCATGGAAGTGATGGGAGCGCCGGATCAGCTGGAGCCGGTGCAAGCCGAAGTGCAGAAGGAAATCGATGCGGCGGAAGGAAAATCGGCCCCCATGTACGGCATCGAACGCTTCGCCTTCTACGAAAAAGCCAAACAGGCCTATTGCGTCATCACAACAGGCGAGACCCGGTTTTATGGCTGCTTCCTCCTGACGAAGGGTGTCATCCCTCCGGTCGAATGA
- a CDS encoding NAD(P)-dependent alcohol dehydrogenase yields the protein MAIARGYAATDASKPLTPFTFERREPNDDDVVIDIKYAGICHSDIHTVRNEWKNAVYPIVPGHEIAGVVKAVGSKVTKFKVGDHVGVGCFVDSCIGCATRDLDNEHYMPGLVQTYNDVDPFTKTATHGGYSDSIVVKEGYVLSIPDNLPLDASAPLLCAGITLYSPLRRWNAGPGQKVAIVGMGGLGHMGVKLGAAMGADITVLSQTLSKKEDGLKLGAKDYYATSDASTFEKLAGTFDLIICTAGVAIDWNAYLGLLKPKGSMVVVGAPEHPIPVHAFALIFGAKNLSGSMIGSIKETQEMLDFCGEHNIVSEIETINIQDVNEAYERVLKSDVRYRFVINMASLDA from the coding sequence ATGGCTATAGCAAGAGGTTACGCTGCGACCGACGCGTCAAAGCCGCTTACCCCGTTCACCTTCGAACGCCGCGAGCCGAACGATGACGACGTCGTCATCGACATCAAATATGCCGGCATCTGCCACTCGGACATCCACACCGTCCGCAACGAGTGGAAGAATGCCGTCTATCCGATCGTTCCCGGCCATGAGATTGCCGGCGTCGTGAAAGCCGTCGGCTCCAAGGTCACGAAGTTCAAGGTCGGCGACCATGTCGGCGTCGGCTGCTTCGTCGATTCCTGCATCGGCTGCGCAACACGCGATCTCGACAACGAGCACTACATGCCCGGCCTCGTCCAGACCTATAACGACGTCGATCCCTTCACGAAGACCGCGACCCATGGCGGTTATTCGGACTCGATCGTCGTCAAGGAAGGTTATGTCCTGTCGATCCCGGACAACCTGCCGCTCGATGCTTCCGCGCCGCTTCTATGCGCCGGTATCACGCTTTATTCGCCGCTGCGCCGCTGGAATGCCGGTCCCGGCCAGAAGGTCGCGATTGTCGGCATGGGTGGCCTTGGCCATATGGGCGTCAAGCTTGGCGCGGCCATGGGCGCGGATATCACCGTCCTTTCCCAGACCCTGTCGAAGAAGGAAGACGGCCTGAAGCTCGGCGCGAAGGACTATTACGCCACCAGTGACGCCTCGACCTTCGAGAAGCTGGCCGGCACCTTCGACCTGATCATCTGCACGGCCGGCGTCGCCATCGACTGGAACGCCTATCTCGGCCTCCTGAAGCCCAAGGGCAGCATGGTCGTGGTGGGCGCGCCCGAGCATCCGATCCCGGTCCACGCCTTCGCGCTGATCTTCGGCGCAAAGAACCTGTCCGGCTCGATGATCGGTTCGATCAAGGAAACCCAGGAAATGCTGGATTTCTGCGGCGAGCACAACATCGTCTCGGAAATCGAGACGATCAACATCCAGGACGTCAACGAAGCCTATGAGCGCGTGCTGAAGAGCGATGTGCGGTATCGCTTCGTCATCAATATGGCATCGCTCGACGCTTGA
- the ilvC gene encoding ketol-acid reductoisomerase has translation MRVYYDRDADLNLIKSKNVVVVGYGSQGRAHALNLKDSGAKNVVIALKAGSPTVKKAEADGFKVMTVAEAAKWGDLLMMATPDELQADIYKADIAGNIRDGAAIAFAHGLNVHFGLIEPKASLDVVMIAPKGPGHTVRGEYQKGGGVPCLVAVHQNASGNALELALSYACGVGGGRSGIIETNFKEECETDLFGEQVVLCGGLVELIRAGFETLVEAGYAPEMAYFECLHEVKLIVDLIYEGGIANMNYSISNTAEWGEYVTGPRIITADTKAEMKRVLHDIQTGKFTSEWMQEWKAGGARFKGIRRNNDSHQIEEVGAKLRGMMPWIGKNKLVDKAVN, from the coding sequence ATGCGCGTTTATTATGATCGTGATGCCGATCTCAATCTCATCAAGTCCAAGAACGTCGTCGTTGTCGGCTACGGTTCCCAGGGCCGCGCCCATGCGCTGAACCTCAAGGATTCCGGCGCCAAGAACGTCGTCATCGCCCTGAAGGCCGGTTCGCCGACCGTCAAGAAGGCAGAAGCCGACGGCTTCAAGGTCATGACCGTTGCCGAAGCCGCCAAGTGGGGCGACCTTCTGATGATGGCGACGCCTGACGAATTGCAGGCCGACATCTACAAGGCCGACATCGCCGGCAACATCCGCGACGGCGCAGCCATCGCTTTCGCACACGGCCTCAACGTTCACTTCGGCCTCATCGAGCCGAAGGCATCGCTCGACGTCGTCATGATCGCACCGAAGGGCCCCGGCCACACGGTTCGCGGCGAATACCAGAAGGGCGGCGGCGTTCCCTGCCTCGTTGCCGTTCATCAGAATGCTTCCGGCAACGCGCTTGAACTCGCTCTCTCCTACGCCTGCGGCGTTGGCGGCGGCCGTTCGGGCATCATCGAAACCAACTTCAAGGAAGAGTGCGAAACCGACCTCTTCGGCGAACAGGTCGTTCTGTGCGGCGGTCTCGTCGAACTCATCCGCGCCGGTTTCGAAACTCTGGTCGAAGCCGGTTACGCACCGGAAATGGCCTATTTCGAGTGCCTGCACGAAGTGAAGCTGATCGTCGACCTGATCTATGAAGGCGGCATCGCCAACATGAACTACTCGATCTCCAACACGGCCGAGTGGGGCGAATACGTCACCGGTCCGCGCATCATTACCGCCGACACCAAGGCTGAAATGAAGCGCGTTCTGCACGACATCCAGACCGGCAAGTTCACCTCCGAGTGGATGCAGGAATGGAAGGCCGGCGGCGCCCGCTTCAAGGGTATCCGTCGCAACAACGACTCCCACCAGATCGAAGAAGTCGGCGCAAAGCTGCGCGGCATGATGCCCTGGATCGGCAAGAACAAGCTGGTCGATAAGGCCGTCAACTAA
- a CDS encoding PLP-dependent aminotransferase family protein, giving the protein MLNWEQIFATRSSRMKASEIRELLKLLEQPDIISFAGGIPDPALFPAEEFQQAYAEIFSGSQVNSALQYSVSEGYKPLREWLAGEMAEIGIDCTADNVFIVSGSQQGLDYLGKLFLSPRDTALVTWPTYLGALSAFNAYEPNYDQLNPGGNRTPEAYRETAAKLGGAVKFAYLSADFSNPTGETVDLAGREKVLALADELDIAVIEDAAYQSLRYDGEAVPPIMALDIARSGGIENTRTIYCGSFSKTLAPGLRVGYIVASAPVIRKLVLMKQAADLHSSTINQIAIERVASRGFDKQVAKIKAAYSARRDAMLSALDKYMPKGTHWTKPEGGMFIWVTLPEGMDGAALLAKSIATEKVAFVPGRAFFADGSGTNTLRISFSCANEAMIEEGMMRLGRLIATAQAETGEALPAI; this is encoded by the coding sequence ATGCTCAATTGGGAACAAATTTTCGCCACGCGCTCTTCGCGCATGAAAGCGTCCGAAATCCGCGAGTTGCTGAAGCTGCTCGAGCAGCCCGATATCATCTCCTTTGCCGGCGGTATTCCGGACCCGGCTCTCTTCCCCGCAGAGGAGTTCCAGCAGGCTTATGCGGAAATTTTTTCGGGTTCGCAGGTCAATTCGGCGCTGCAATATTCGGTGAGCGAAGGTTACAAGCCGCTGCGCGAATGGCTGGCGGGCGAGATGGCCGAGATCGGCATCGACTGCACGGCCGACAACGTTTTCATCGTTTCGGGCTCGCAGCAGGGTCTAGATTATCTCGGCAAGCTGTTCCTGTCGCCCAGGGACACGGCGCTGGTGACATGGCCGACCTATCTCGGCGCGCTTTCCGCTTTCAACGCCTATGAGCCGAATTACGACCAGCTGAACCCCGGCGGCAACCGCACGCCCGAGGCTTACCGCGAAACTGCAGCCAAGCTCGGCGGCGCGGTGAAGTTCGCTTATCTCTCTGCCGATTTCTCAAATCCGACCGGGGAAACTGTTGATCTCGCCGGCCGCGAAAAGGTTCTGGCGCTGGCCGACGAGCTGGATATCGCCGTCATCGAAGACGCCGCCTACCAGTCGCTGCGTTATGATGGTGAAGCCGTTCCGCCGATCATGGCGCTCGACATCGCCCGCTCGGGCGGCATCGAAAACACCCGCACCATCTATTGCGGCAGCTTTTCGAAGACGCTCGCACCCGGCCTTCGCGTCGGTTACATCGTCGCGTCTGCGCCCGTTATCCGCAAGCTGGTGCTGATGAAGCAGGCCGCCGACCTGCATTCGTCGACGATCAATCAGATCGCCATCGAACGTGTCGCCTCGCGCGGCTTCGACAAACAGGTCGCCAAGATCAAGGCCGCTTACAGCGCACGGCGCGATGCGATGCTGTCGGCGCTCGACAAATACATGCCGAAGGGCACGCACTGGACCAAGCCGGAAGGTGGCATGTTCATCTGGGTCACCCTGCCGGAAGGCATGGATGGCGCCGCACTTCTGGCGAAATCCATCGCCACGGAAAAGGTCGCCTTCGTTCCCGGTCGCGCTTTCTTCGCGGATGGCTCCGGCACGAATACGTTGCGCATCAGCTTCTCCTGCGCCAACGAGGCGATGATCGAGGAAGGCATGATGCGGCTTGGCCGGTTGATCGCAACGGCACAGGCGGAAACGGGCGAGGCGCTGCCGGCGATTTGA
- a CDS encoding TetR/AcrR family transcriptional regulator, translating to MASDPITAQEFSPRQNAVLDQALRLLVEGGEKALTTSGLARAANCSKESLYKWFGDRDGLLAAMITFQQSKVRTFEKAGDRVSAPQLADHLEVFAHDLLDVLAGDVSLALNRLAIGQASRDGSKLGDLLLERGRRQIDRRARGLIEAGRRSGYLRFDDAEEAYRSFYGLIVSDLHVRMLLGEAPDKDFSARAKKAVVAFLTLYGTEKVHSELSGKPA from the coding sequence TTGGCTTCCGACCCGATCACAGCGCAGGAATTTTCGCCGCGCCAGAACGCCGTTCTGGACCAGGCATTGCGTCTATTGGTCGAGGGCGGCGAGAAAGCGCTCACCACATCGGGGCTGGCGCGTGCTGCCAACTGTTCCAAGGAAAGCCTCTACAAGTGGTTTGGCGACCGGGACGGCCTGCTGGCTGCGATGATCACCTTCCAGCAGAGCAAGGTCCGCACCTTCGAAAAGGCGGGCGACCGCGTTTCCGCACCGCAGCTTGCCGATCACCTCGAGGTTTTCGCGCATGATCTGCTGGATGTGCTGGCGGGCGACGTGTCACTGGCGCTCAACCGTCTGGCGATAGGGCAGGCGAGCCGTGACGGCTCGAAGCTCGGCGATCTGCTGTTGGAACGCGGCCGTCGCCAGATCGACCGGCGGGCGCGTGGGCTGATCGAGGCGGGTCGCCGCTCCGGCTATCTGCGTTTCGATGATGCCGAGGAGGCATATCGCAGTTTTTACGGCCTCATCGTTTCGGATCTGCATGTGCGCATGCTTTTGGGCGAGGCGCCGGACAAGGATTTTTCCGCCCGGGCGAAGAAGGCGGTCGTCGCCTTTCTGACCCTCTACGGCACGGAAAAGGTACATTCGGAACTCAGCGGCAAACCCGCCTGA
- a CDS encoding AraC family transcriptional regulator produces the protein MSLPFNLYQEIASIAARYATSDGEVQTAIESLGISRRTTPSAPCHGSYRPCFALVIQGSKSVQLGTDTINYGAGDYLLTSLDLPVAWRVVEASKEVPHFCIALAIDSEKLLDLMRRVPIDPPAEPANAQRGIVVNAATPELLDAAIRLMRLLDRPADIAAMAPLIEQEILYRILTGPAGGQLMNIIAAGSHGNRIARAIAWLRENFARQLRVEDLAEHIGMSVSSFHHHFKTITAMTPVQYQKQLRLHEARRLMLLERLDAGTAGHRVGYQSPSQFSREYSRFYGLSPSRDIDASREISVAG, from the coding sequence ATGTCCTTGCCGTTTAATCTCTATCAGGAGATCGCCTCCATCGCCGCGCGATATGCCACCAGCGACGGCGAGGTGCAGACGGCGATCGAATCTCTTGGCATCAGCCGCCGCACAACGCCCAGCGCGCCGTGCCACGGCAGCTACCGCCCCTGTTTCGCATTGGTGATCCAGGGATCGAAAAGCGTCCAGCTGGGAACGGACACCATCAATTATGGCGCGGGCGACTATCTCCTGACATCGCTTGACCTGCCGGTTGCCTGGCGCGTGGTGGAGGCGAGCAAGGAGGTTCCGCATTTTTGCATCGCGCTTGCGATCGATAGTGAAAAGCTGCTCGACCTCATGCGGCGCGTGCCCATCGACCCGCCTGCGGAGCCGGCGAACGCGCAGCGCGGCATCGTCGTCAATGCCGCCACGCCGGAGCTGCTCGATGCGGCCATCCGGCTGATGCGCCTGCTCGATCGCCCGGCGGACATCGCGGCCATGGCGCCGCTGATCGAGCAGGAAATCCTCTACCGTATTCTGACCGGACCGGCGGGCGGGCAGCTTATGAACATCATCGCTGCCGGCAGCCATGGCAACCGCATCGCCCGCGCCATTGCCTGGCTGCGAGAGAATTTCGCGCGCCAGCTGCGCGTCGAGGATCTTGCGGAGCATATCGGCATGAGCGTGTCGTCCTTCCATCATCATTTCAAGACGATTACGGCCATGACGCCGGTTCAGTACCAGAAGCAATTGCGCCTGCATGAGGCGCGCCGGCTGATGCTGCTGGAGCGGCTGGATGCGGGCACTGCCGGCCATCGCGTCGGTTACCAGAGTCCTTCGCAGTTCAGCCGTGAATATAGTCGCTTCTATGGATTGTCGCCGTCGCGGGATATCGATGCCTCGCGTGAGATCAGCGTGGCTGGGTAG
- a CDS encoding ABC transporter substrate-binding protein, whose translation MKTLLSAFTAIVSLGFIATAANAADLVLYTSQPNEDAQATVDGFKAANPGLEVEWVRDGTPKIMAKLMAEINAGNPVADVLLIADTVTLERMKQAGQLLAHKSAEAKNIDASLYDADGFYYSTKLITTGIMYNTAAAMKPTSWKDLAKAEAKGLVTMPSPLTSGAALIHAQTLAAANGLGWDYYKQLKANEAIAGGGNGAVLKSVASGEKAYGVVVDYMPIREKAKGAPVEFVFPEEGVSAVTEPVAIIKGTKHEEAAKKFVDYVLSEKGQQGFVKLGYIPVRADAGMPEGFPARDKIKVLPLSAADALKNSEQDLKIFSDIFGSKG comes from the coding sequence ATGAAAACGCTGCTCTCCGCTTTCACCGCCATCGTATCGCTCGGCTTCATCGCCACCGCCGCCAATGCTGCCGATCTGGTGCTTTATACCAGCCAGCCAAACGAGGACGCGCAGGCGACCGTTGACGGTTTCAAGGCCGCCAATCCCGGTCTCGAGGTTGAATGGGTGCGTGACGGAACGCCGAAGATCATGGCCAAGCTGATGGCTGAGATCAATGCCGGCAATCCGGTTGCCGACGTGCTTTTGATCGCCGATACCGTGACGCTGGAGCGCATGAAGCAGGCTGGCCAGCTTCTCGCCCACAAGTCTGCGGAAGCCAAGAATATCGACGCCTCGCTCTACGATGCGGACGGCTTCTATTATTCCACCAAGCTCATCACAACAGGCATCATGTACAACACCGCCGCTGCGATGAAGCCGACCAGCTGGAAAGATCTGGCCAAGGCGGAAGCCAAGGGTCTCGTGACCATGCCGAGCCCGCTGACCTCTGGCGCAGCGCTGATCCACGCGCAGACGCTTGCCGCCGCAAACGGCCTCGGCTGGGATTATTACAAGCAGCTGAAGGCCAATGAAGCCATTGCCGGCGGCGGTAACGGTGCGGTTCTGAAGTCTGTCGCTTCGGGCGAAAAGGCCTATGGCGTCGTCGTCGACTATATGCCGATCCGCGAAAAGGCCAAGGGCGCACCGGTCGAGTTCGTCTTCCCGGAAGAGGGCGTTTCGGCCGTCACCGAGCCGGTTGCGATCATCAAGGGCACCAAGCACGAGGAAGCGGCGAAGAAGTTCGTCGATTACGTGCTGTCCGAAAAGGGCCAGCAGGGCTTCGTCAAGCTCGGTTACATCCCGGTTCGTGCCGATGCCGGCATGCCGGAGGGTTTCCCGGCCCGCGACAAGATCAAGGTTCTGCCGCTCAGCGCCGCTGATGCGCTGAAGAACTCCGAACAGGACCTGAAGATATTCTCCGACATCTTCGGCTCCAAGGGCTGA